One Kaistella polysaccharea DNA segment encodes these proteins:
- the pncB gene encoding nicotinate phosphoribosyltransferase — translation MSEVRLRSLLDNDFYKITMQNAVIKLFPNEKVKYQFINRGKHHFPPGFGDELRRSINAMAELKLTRDEKEFLRITCPYLDLPYLDFLAGYHYDPSEVSIIQTENNLEVTVEGQWYRTILWEVPILSLISELHYEMNHMERNSNEVVIEKTLEKAAHLNELHVTFAEFGTRRRHSYKVQDLVVESLVRNNTSGNFIGSSNVHFAMKYGVKPIGTHAHEWFMFHAAEYGFKMANALSLEHWVDVYRGDLGVALSDTYTTEVFFQQFDKKFAKLFDGVRHDSGDPIEFANKTIEHYKKNGINPLFKYIIFSDGLNLEKVEEITKACEGRIGISFGIGTNLTNDVGLKPMNIVMKLIAAQSINGDWIPTVKLSDEHGKYTGDPKMIELAKEFLRIKN, via the coding sequence ATGAGCGAAGTCCGGTTAAGGTCTCTTCTAGACAATGATTTTTATAAAATCACGATGCAGAATGCCGTTATCAAACTCTTTCCTAACGAAAAAGTAAAATATCAATTTATCAACCGCGGTAAACATCATTTCCCGCCAGGTTTTGGGGACGAACTTCGAAGAAGTATTAATGCGATGGCGGAATTAAAGTTGACCCGCGATGAAAAAGAGTTTTTACGCATCACGTGTCCTTATCTAGACTTGCCTTACCTCGACTTCTTGGCCGGTTATCATTACGATCCGTCTGAAGTAAGTATTATTCAGACTGAAAATAATTTAGAAGTAACGGTAGAAGGCCAATGGTACCGCACAATTTTATGGGAAGTTCCTATCCTTTCGCTAATTTCCGAACTTCATTACGAGATGAATCATATGGAGCGTAATTCCAACGAGGTAGTCATTGAAAAAACTTTAGAAAAAGCGGCTCATCTTAATGAATTGCACGTCACTTTTGCAGAGTTTGGAACAAGACGCCGCCATTCTTACAAAGTCCAGGATTTGGTAGTGGAATCCTTGGTCAGAAATAATACTTCCGGAAATTTTATCGGCAGTTCTAATGTGCACTTCGCTATGAAATACGGCGTAAAACCTATCGGCACACACGCTCACGAATGGTTTATGTTTCATGCGGCGGAATATGGTTTCAAGATGGCCAATGCACTTTCACTAGAACATTGGGTAGATGTTTACCGGGGTGATTTGGGAGTTGCGCTTTCTGATACTTATACGACCGAAGTTTTCTTCCAGCAGTTCGATAAAAAATTCGCGAAACTCTTTGATGGCGTACGTCATGATAGTGGCGATCCCATTGAATTTGCCAATAAAACCATTGAACATTACAAAAAAAACGGCATCAATCCACTTTTTAAATACATCATTTTTTCTGATGGTTTAAACTTAGAAAAAGTAGAAGAAATTACAAAAGCTTGCGAAGGAAGAATAGGAATATCTTTCGGAATTGGCACCAATCTGACCAACGATGTCGGATTAAAACCCATGAATATCGTCATGAAATTAATTGCTGCTCAGTCCATCAACGGTGACTGGATTCCAACCGTAAAACTTTCTGACGAACATGGGAAATATACGGGCGATCCAAAAATGATTGAACTTGCGAAGGAATTTCTACGCATTAAAAATTAA